From Pseudomonas sp. FP2335, the proteins below share one genomic window:
- the uppS gene encoding polyprenyl diphosphate synthase, with protein MEKTKQTVPSMVPRHVAIIMDGNNRWAKKRFMPGVAGHKAGVDAVRAVIEVCAEAKVEVLTLFAFSSENWQRPADEVSALMDLFFKALRREAKRLNDNNISLRIIGDRSRFHPELQAAMREAEAITAGSGRFVLQIAANYGGQWDIAQAAQRLAREVQAGHLRPDDITPELLQTCLVTGDLPLPDLCIRTGGEHRISNFLLWQLAYTELYFSDLFWPDFKHDAMRNALADFASRQRRFGKTSEQIEAGARV; from the coding sequence ATGGAAAAGACCAAGCAGACTGTACCTTCTATGGTGCCGCGTCACGTCGCGATCATCATGGATGGGAATAATCGCTGGGCGAAAAAACGCTTTATGCCGGGTGTTGCCGGGCATAAAGCGGGTGTCGATGCGGTGCGGGCTGTGATTGAGGTGTGTGCCGAGGCCAAGGTCGAGGTATTGACCCTCTTTGCCTTCTCCAGTGAAAACTGGCAGCGCCCGGCCGATGAAGTCAGTGCCCTGATGGATCTGTTCTTCAAGGCTCTGCGTCGCGAAGCCAAGCGCCTCAACGACAACAACATCAGCCTGCGAATCATTGGTGACCGCTCACGGTTCCATCCGGAGTTGCAGGCGGCCATGCGCGAGGCTGAAGCCATTACTGCCGGCTCCGGCCGGTTTGTGCTGCAGATCGCCGCCAATTACGGCGGCCAGTGGGACATCGCCCAGGCCGCGCAACGCTTGGCCCGTGAAGTACAGGCCGGTCACCTGCGCCCGGACGACATCACGCCCGAGCTGTTGCAAACCTGCCTGGTGACCGGCGACCTGCCGTTGCCGGACTTGTGCATCCGTACCGGTGGCGAGCACCGCATCAGCAATTTCCTCCTGTGGCAATTGGCCTACACCGAGCTGTACTTCTCCGACCTGTTCTGGCCGGACTTCAAACACGATGCCATGCGCAATGCGCTGGCCGATTTCGCTTCCCGTCAGCGTCGCTTTGGTAAAACGAGCGAGCAGATCGAAGCTGGAGCCCGGGTTTAA
- a CDS encoding phosphatidate cytidylyltransferase has product MLKQRIITALILLPIALCGFFLLDGSGFALFIGLVVTLGAWEWARLAGFNAQLPRVVYAAVVALLLFLMYILPDIAPWVLGAAVLWWALATFLVLTYPRTSSQWSSVACKLVIGLLILLPAWQGLVEIKRYPIGNWLILAVMVLVWGADIGAYFSGRAFGKRKLAPAVSPGKSWEGVYGGLALTLVITLVVGLVRDWSVKEIFLGLLGTAIVVFISVVGDLTESMFKRQAGIKDSSNLLPGHGGVLDRIDSLTAAIPIFAVLLWMIAS; this is encoded by the coding sequence ATGCTTAAACAACGAATCATCACAGCACTGATCCTGCTGCCGATTGCCTTGTGTGGGTTTTTCCTGCTCGACGGTTCCGGCTTTGCGCTGTTTATCGGCCTGGTCGTGACCCTGGGAGCCTGGGAATGGGCGCGCCTGGCGGGTTTCAATGCTCAACTGCCGCGGGTGGTGTACGCCGCTGTCGTGGCGCTTCTGCTGTTCCTGATGTACATCCTGCCGGACATCGCACCCTGGGTGCTGGGGGCGGCGGTGTTGTGGTGGGCACTGGCGACGTTCCTGGTGCTGACCTATCCGCGTACCAGCAGCCAGTGGTCCAGCGTTGCCTGCAAGCTGGTGATCGGTTTGCTGATCCTGCTGCCGGCCTGGCAGGGGTTGGTAGAGATCAAGCGTTATCCCATCGGTAATTGGCTGATTCTGGCGGTAATGGTATTGGTGTGGGGCGCCGATATTGGTGCCTACTTCTCCGGTCGGGCCTTCGGCAAGCGTAAGCTGGCGCCGGCGGTCAGTCCCGGCAAAAGCTGGGAGGGCGTGTATGGCGGCCTGGCATTGACGCTGGTCATCACGCTGGTGGTCGGCCTCGTGCGTGACTGGTCGGTGAAGGAGATTTTCCTGGGCCTGCTGGGTACGGCCATCGTCGTCTTTATCTCGGTGGTGGGTGATCTCACTGAAAGCATGTTCAAGCGCCAGGCTGGGATCAAGGACAGCAGCAACCTGCTGCCGGGTCACGGCGGTGTGCTGGATCGTATTGATAGCCTGACCGCCGCTATTCCGATCTTTGCTGTGCTGTTGTGGATGATCGCTTCGTGA
- the ispC gene encoding 1-deoxy-D-xylulose-5-phosphate reductoisomerase: MSRLQQVTVLGATGSVGLSALDVIARHPDRYQVFALTGFSRLAELLALCVRHAPRYAVVPEAVAARGLQDDLRAAGLATEVLVAEEGLCQVSADAEVDTVVAAIVGAAGLRPTLAAVDAGKKILLANKEALVMSGTLFMQAVRKSGAVLLPLDSEHNAIFQCMPGDFARGLSQVGVRRILLTASGGPFRQTPLAELEHVSPDQACAHPNWSMGRKISVDSASMMNKGLELIEACWLFDARPDQVEVVIHPQSVIHSLVDYVDGSVLAQLGNPDMRTPIANALAWPERIDSGVAPLDLFAIARLDFEAPDEQRFPCLRLARQAAEAGNSAPAMLNAANEVAVAAFLDGRIRFPQIASIIEDVLGLEPVVAVNDLAAVFEADAKARALAEQWLNRNAR, translated from the coding sequence GTGAGCCGCCTGCAACAGGTGACCGTGCTGGGCGCCACCGGCTCGGTCGGGCTGAGCGCCCTGGACGTGATCGCTCGTCATCCTGATCGTTACCAGGTGTTTGCCCTGACCGGCTTCTCGCGTTTGGCAGAGCTGCTGGCCCTGTGTGTGCGCCATGCGCCTCGCTATGCCGTGGTGCCTGAGGCAGTCGCCGCGCGAGGCTTGCAGGATGATCTGCGGGCCGCGGGCCTGGCGACCGAGGTGTTGGTCGCAGAGGAAGGGCTGTGCCAGGTCTCGGCGGATGCCGAGGTAGACACCGTTGTGGCTGCCATCGTGGGTGCCGCGGGCCTGCGCCCAACCTTGGCGGCTGTCGACGCCGGCAAGAAGATCTTGTTGGCCAATAAAGAGGCGCTGGTGATGTCCGGCACACTCTTTATGCAGGCGGTGCGCAAGAGCGGTGCTGTGTTGCTGCCGCTCGACAGCGAGCACAATGCAATCTTCCAGTGCATGCCGGGTGATTTTGCCCGTGGCTTGAGCCAGGTCGGTGTGCGCCGGATTCTGCTGACTGCGTCCGGTGGTCCGTTCCGACAGACTCCGCTGGCCGAGCTGGAGCACGTCTCGCCTGACCAGGCGTGTGCCCATCCGAACTGGTCGATGGGGCGCAAGATCTCCGTTGACTCGGCGAGCATGATGAACAAGGGCCTTGAGTTGATCGAGGCGTGCTGGTTGTTCGATGCCAGGCCTGATCAGGTCGAGGTGGTGATTCACCCACAAAGTGTGATTCATTCCCTGGTCGATTATGTGGACGGTTCGGTATTGGCGCAGCTGGGTAACCCCGATATGCGCACGCCGATCGCCAACGCCCTGGCCTGGCCTGAGCGGATCGATTCCGGCGTGGCGCCGTTGGACCTGTTTGCCATTGCCCGCCTGGACTTCGAAGCACCGGACGAGCAGCGTTTCCCTTGCCTGCGCCTGGCGCGGCAAGCGGCCGAGGCGGGTAACAGCGCGCCGGCGATGCTCAATGCGGCGAATGAAGTGGCTGTGGCGGCGTTTCTTGATGGGCGCATCCGCTTTCCGCAGATCGCGAGTATCATCGAGGACGTACTGGGTCTTGAGCCTGTGGTCGCTGTAAATGATTTGGCGGCAGTGTTCGAGGCTGATGCAAAGGCGCGGGCCCTGGCCGAGCAATGGTTGAACCGCAACGCGCGTTAG
- the rseP gene encoding sigma E protease regulator RseP, whose translation MSALYMIVGTLVALGVLVTFHEFGHFWVARRCGVKVLRFSVGFGMPLLRWHDRQGTEFVIAAIPLGGYVKMLDEREGEVPADQLDQSFNRKTVRQRIAIVAAGPIANFLLAMFFFWVLAMLGSEQLRPIIGAVEADSIAARAGLTSGQEIVAIDGEPTTGWGAVNLQLVRRLGESGTINVVVREQDFTAESPRELKLDRWLQGADEPDPIKSLGIRPWRPSLPPVLAELDPKGPAQAAGLKTGDRLLALDGQALADWQQVVDLVRVRPDTKIVLKVEREGAQIDVPVTLSVRGEAKAAGGYLGAGVKSPEWPPSMLREVSYGPVAAIGEAAKRTWTMSVLTLESLKKMLFGELSVKNLSGPITIAKVAGASAQSGVADFLNFLAYLSISLGVLNLLPIPVLDGGHLLFYLVEWVRGRPLSDRVQGWGIQIGISLVVGVMLLALVNDLGRL comes from the coding sequence ATGAGTGCGCTCTACATGATTGTCGGCACCCTGGTTGCTCTGGGCGTGCTGGTTACCTTCCACGAATTCGGCCACTTCTGGGTTGCGCGTCGTTGCGGCGTCAAGGTATTGCGCTTTTCCGTCGGTTTCGGCATGCCGTTGCTGCGCTGGCATGACCGCCAGGGTACCGAGTTCGTGATCGCGGCGATTCCGCTGGGCGGCTACGTCAAGATGCTTGATGAGCGCGAAGGCGAAGTGCCGGCCGATCAGCTGGACCAATCCTTCAATCGCAAGACCGTTCGTCAGCGTATTGCCATCGTTGCTGCCGGCCCGATCGCCAACTTCCTGCTGGCGATGTTTTTTTTCTGGGTCTTGGCCATGCTGGGCAGCGAGCAACTGCGTCCGATCATCGGTGCGGTCGAGGCGGACAGTATTGCGGCCAGGGCTGGCTTGACCAGCGGCCAGGAAATTGTTGCGATTGATGGCGAGCCAACCACAGGTTGGGGCGCGGTCAACCTGCAGTTGGTGCGTCGCCTGGGGGAGAGTGGCACCATCAATGTGGTGGTACGTGAGCAGGACTTCACGGCCGAATCGCCACGTGAGCTCAAGCTGGACCGTTGGCTCCAGGGCGCGGATGAGCCTGATCCGATCAAGTCCCTGGGCATTCGTCCGTGGCGTCCGAGCCTGCCGCCGGTCCTCGCCGAGCTGGATCCGAAAGGTCCGGCCCAGGCGGCCGGCCTGAAAACCGGCGACCGTTTGTTGGCGCTTGATGGTCAGGCGCTGGCCGATTGGCAGCAAGTGGTCGATCTGGTGCGTGTACGCCCTGATACCAAAATTGTGCTGAAAGTTGAGCGCGAGGGTGCTCAAATCGATGTCCCCGTGACCCTGTCGGTGCGTGGGGAAGCCAAGGCGGCCGGGGGTTACCTGGGCGCCGGGGTGAAGAGTCCGGAGTGGCCGCCGTCGATGCTGCGCGAGGTCAGTTACGGGCCGGTGGCGGCGATTGGCGAGGCTGCGAAACGCACCTGGACCATGAGTGTGCTGACCCTCGAATCCCTGAAGAAAATGTTGTTCGGCGAGCTCTCGGTAAAAAACTTGAGTGGACCGATAACCATTGCTAAAGTGGCGGGCGCTTCTGCCCAGTCGGGTGTCGCGGATTTCCTGAATTTCCTGGCTTATCTGAGTATTAGCCTGGGGGTTCTGAATTTGCTGCCCATCCCAGTATTGGATGGGGGGCATCTGTTGTTTTATCTGGTCGAGTGGGTGCGTGGTCGCCCCTTGTCGGATCGGGTGCAAGGTTGGGGGATACAGATCGGTATCAGTTTGGTGGTCGGGGTGATGTTGTTAGCCTTGGTCAACGATCTGGGACGTCTGTAA